The following are from one region of the Mannheimia granulomatis genome:
- the leuA gene encoding 2-isopropylmalate synthase, with protein sequence MSNNIIIFDTTLRDGEQSLKASLTVKEKLQIALALERLGVDVMEVGFPVSSSGDFESVQTIARHIKNSRVAALSRAVAKDIDAAYEALKVAEAFRIHTFIASSALHVEAKLKRSFDDVVEMAVAAVKRARGYTDDVEFSCEDAGRTGIDNICRIVEAAINAGATTVNIPDTVGFCLPNEYGNIIHQVMNRVPNIDKAVVSVHCHNDLGMATANSLTAIQNGARQIECTINGIGERAGNTALEEVVMAIKTRQEFLGVDTRINTQEIHRVSQMVSQLCNMPIQPNKAIVGSNAFAHSSGIHQDGMLKNKNTYEIMSPETIGLKKEKLNLTARSGRAAVKGHMADMGYTETDYDLDKLYEAFLQLADKKGQVFDYDLEALAFIDMQQGDEDRLKLDVITSQTISTLPASAFVQVELDGKRMNQTSNGGNGPVDAVYNAIMQIVGMDLKMSHYNLTAKGEGAEALGQVDIVVEYEGRKFHGVGLATDIVESSARALIHAINAIYRSQKVADLKSKK encoded by the coding sequence ATGAGCAATAATATTATTATTTTTGATACAACTTTACGTGATGGCGAACAATCATTAAAAGCAAGTCTAACAGTAAAAGAAAAATTACAAATTGCATTGGCATTAGAGCGTTTAGGCGTTGATGTAATGGAAGTTGGTTTTCCGGTTTCTTCATCCGGTGATTTTGAGTCTGTTCAAACAATTGCACGCCATATTAAAAATAGCCGTGTAGCGGCACTTTCTCGTGCGGTCGCAAAAGATATTGATGCAGCTTATGAAGCATTAAAAGTGGCGGAGGCTTTTCGTATCCACACCTTTATTGCAAGTTCAGCCTTACACGTTGAAGCAAAATTAAAACGCTCTTTTGATGATGTTGTTGAAATGGCTGTTGCGGCAGTAAAACGTGCCAGAGGTTATACCGATGATGTGGAATTTTCCTGTGAAGATGCCGGTCGTACAGGTATTGATAACATCTGCCGTATTGTTGAAGCAGCGATTAATGCAGGTGCAACTACAGTGAATATTCCGGACACTGTAGGGTTCTGTTTACCGAATGAATACGGCAATATTATTCATCAGGTAATGAATCGTGTTCCAAATATTGATAAAGCGGTGGTATCGGTTCACTGCCATAATGATTTAGGTATGGCAACTGCGAATTCATTAACTGCAATTCAAAATGGTGCAAGACAGATTGAATGTACAATTAACGGTATTGGTGAACGAGCAGGTAATACCGCCTTAGAAGAAGTTGTTATGGCAATCAAGACCCGCCAAGAATTCTTAGGCGTGGATACTCGTATTAACACGCAAGAAATTCACCGAGTGAGTCAAATGGTAAGCCAATTGTGTAATATGCCTATTCAACCGAATAAAGCGATTGTAGGCAGTAATGCTTTTGCTCATTCTTCAGGTATTCACCAAGACGGTATGCTTAAAAATAAAAATACCTATGAAATTATGTCGCCGGAGACTATTGGTTTGAAAAAAGAGAAGTTGAATTTAACTGCTCGTTCAGGCCGTGCTGCGGTGAAAGGGCATATGGCAGATATGGGTTATACTGAAACCGATTATGATTTGGATAAATTATATGAGGCATTCTTACAGTTAGCAGATAAAAAAGGTCAGGTGTTTGACTATGATTTGGAAGCTCTAGCATTTATTGATATGCAGCAAGGTGATGAAGACAGATTAAAATTAGATGTTATTACCTCACAAACTATTAGCACATTGCCGGCTTCTGCTTTCGTTCAAGTTGAGTTAGACGGCAAGCGAATGAACCAAACTTCAAATGGCGGAAATGGACCGGTAGATGCGGTTTATAATGCGATTATGCAAATTGTCGGAATGGATTTGAAAATGTCACATTATAATTTAACTGCGAAAGGTGAAGGGGCGGAAGCTTTGGGACAAGTGGATATTGTAGTTGAATACGAGGGTAGAAAATTCCATGGTGTAGGCTTGGCAACAGACATTGTGGAAAGTTCTGCAAGAGCCTTAATCCATGCTATCAATGCGATTTACCGTTCACAAAAAGTAGCGGATTTAAAATCGAAGAAATAG
- the rpoE gene encoding RNA polymerase sigma factor RpoE encodes MSEQITDQELVEKAQKGDKKAFNLLVVRYQNRVAGLLTRYVARDDIPDIVQESFIKAYRSLASFRGESAFYTWLYRIAVNTAKNHLTSLGRRPPKEDILAEDAESYDVGVQLRESDTPENLVLSEELKRVVFDTIENLPDELKTAIRLRELEGLSYEEIAEVMECPVGTVRSRIFRAREAIDAKVNPLMQ; translated from the coding sequence TTGAGCGAACAGATCACCGACCAAGAATTAGTCGAAAAAGCACAAAAAGGTGATAAAAAAGCATTTAATTTACTTGTGGTACGTTATCAAAACCGTGTAGCCGGTTTGCTTACTCGCTATGTCGCAAGAGATGATATTCCGGATATTGTGCAAGAATCTTTTATTAAGGCTTACCGTTCTTTAGCATCTTTTCGCGGGGAAAGTGCTTTTTATACGTGGCTTTATAGAATAGCAGTGAATACTGCAAAGAATCATTTGACCTCTTTAGGTAGAAGACCGCCTAAAGAGGATATTTTAGCAGAAGATGCTGAGAGCTATGATGTAGGTGTTCAGTTACGAGAAAGTGATACACCGGAAAATTTAGTGCTATCTGAAGAATTAAAGCGTGTTGTATTTGATACGATTGAGAATTTGCCGGATGAATTGAAAACCGCAATTCGATTAAGAGAATTGGAAGGTTTAAGTTATGAAGAAATTGCTGAAGTCATGGAATGCCCGGTAGGTACAGTTCGTTCACGAATTTTCCGAGCTAGAGAAGCGATTGATGCGAAAGTCAATCCGCTTATGCAGTAA
- the upp gene encoding uracil phosphoribosyltransferase: MKIVEVKHPLVKHKLGLMREADISTKDFRELANEIGSLLTYEATKDLEMEEVEIDGWSGDKVAVERIKGKKVTVVPILRAGLGMMDGVLEHIPSARISVVGIYRDEETLQPVPYFKKLANDVDERLAIITDPMLATGGSMVATIDLLKEAGCKHIKVLVLVAAPEGVKVLEEAHPDVELYTASIDSHLNEKGYIIPGLGDAGDKIFGTK, translated from the coding sequence ATGAAAATTGTTGAAGTAAAACACCCGCTTGTAAAGCATAAATTAGGCTTAATGCGTGAAGCGGACATTAGCACCAAAGATTTCCGTGAGCTTGCAAATGAAATAGGCAGTTTACTGACTTATGAAGCAACCAAAGATTTGGAGATGGAAGAAGTTGAAATTGATGGTTGGAGTGGTGATAAAGTTGCAGTTGAGCGTATCAAAGGCAAGAAAGTCACAGTTGTGCCTATTTTACGAGCAGGTTTAGGTATGATGGATGGTGTGTTAGAGCATATTCCGAGTGCCCGTATTAGTGTTGTTGGCATTTACCGTGATGAAGAAACGCTACAACCTGTGCCTTATTTTAAAAAATTAGCTAATGATGTAGACGAGCGTTTAGCCATTATCACTGACCCAATGTTAGCAACCGGTGGTTCAATGGTTGCCACTATCGATCTGCTAAAAGAAGCAGGTTGTAAACATATCAAGGTATTAGTTTTAGTTGCAGCACCTGAAGGAGTTAAGGTTTTAGAAGAAGCCCATCCGGATGTTGAGCTTTATACCGCTTCAATTGACAGCCATTTAAACGAAAAAGGCTATATCATCCCGGGTTTGGGCGATGCGGGCGATAAAATTTTCGGTACGAAATAA
- a CDS encoding MucB/RseB C-terminal domain-containing protein — protein sequence MFVKMKKYVFLFILIFAQSTLSWAETGVKPPLSYLEAMTQAHKKSTYELLYILQTEGDVESFRLRHTFMDGKEYAQLLNLDRSREEIILKNQTISYLGYNFRPFSLNTPHILDNLPNVLYADYVNLKGYVFLDSGKDRIADRIARVIRIVPNDNLRHSYTLWIDDESHLLLKSQLRSVDNAVLEEFRVLHLYRAKELELIASAIESLVLPALTSINIEALKSQHNWEVDWLPTGFNLIENQTMNGAMYKLENESIDSRLYSDGLSTLNIYVMPSQGVNFNEYAWQQGKLTILNQTVNDKDIVIIGEIPIQSAKQILQSIRFLGEAN from the coding sequence ATGTTTGTTAAGATGAAAAAATATGTGTTTCTATTTATTCTTATTTTTGCTCAATCTACTCTTTCTTGGGCAGAAACAGGGGTAAAACCCCCCTTGTCTTATTTAGAAGCAATGACACAAGCACATAAAAAATCAACTTATGAACTACTTTATATTTTGCAAACGGAAGGAGATGTGGAATCTTTTCGTCTACGACATACCTTTATGGATGGCAAAGAGTATGCTCAATTGTTAAATCTAGATCGTAGCCGCGAAGAGATTATTCTAAAAAATCAAACTATTAGTTATTTGGGATACAATTTTCGTCCGTTTAGTTTAAATACCCCTCATATTCTTGATAACCTGCCTAATGTTCTTTATGCCGATTATGTAAATTTAAAAGGCTATGTTTTTTTAGATTCGGGTAAAGACCGTATTGCCGATCGAATTGCCCGAGTAATCCGAATCGTGCCAAATGATAATTTACGCCATTCTTATACACTTTGGATTGATGATGAAAGCCATTTATTGCTAAAAAGCCAATTACGCAGTGTTGATAATGCTGTTTTAGAAGAGTTTAGAGTGCTGCATTTATATCGGGCTAAGGAGCTTGAGCTGATTGCTTCTGCAATTGAATCACTTGTGCTACCAGCATTGACTTCAATCAATATAGAAGCATTGAAATCACAGCATAATTGGGAAGTTGATTGGTTACCAACAGGTTTTAACTTAATTGAAAACCAGACGATGAATGGGGCAATGTATAAACTTGAAAATGAAAGTATTGATAGTCGTTTATATAGCGATGGTTTATCTACATTAAATATTTATGTTATGCCAAGCCAAGGTGTTAATTTTAATGAGTACGCTTGGCAACAAGGAAAATTGACGATTTTAAATCAAACAGTAAATGATAAAGATATTGTGATTATTGGCGAAATTCCTATTCAATCAGCTAAGCAGATCCTACAAAGTATTCGATTTTTAGGAGAGGCTAACTAA
- a CDS encoding peptidylprolyl isomerase — MKLVKSLFAVAVATFSLTQTAHAFEERVVALVNDTPVMASQVQRILGKKKVSETAHRAAIDQVIDDILVQQVTKEAGITISPSAVNQAVENVAIQNGITYGQLLDALDYQGITLEQFKRNIAQQMAMEQVRHISISRSIQVAPEQVKSLAQELMAKDKAAGKLKTVLGKEHRVSHILLKTNPILNDAQAKAKLNSLAADIKAGKTTFEQAAKENSVDYASAADGGDLGFNILEIYDPAFANVAAKMKKDQISAPFKSQFGWHILKITDVREGDRTEDAYHQRAYQQLITKQAEEASKDWIKALRSTANIQYIGQ; from the coding sequence ATGAAATTAGTAAAATCATTATTTGCTGTAGCCGTTGCTACATTTAGTCTTACCCAAACTGCTCACGCTTTTGAAGAACGCGTTGTAGCTTTAGTTAATGATACGCCGGTGATGGCCAGCCAAGTGCAACGTATTTTAGGCAAGAAAAAAGTGTCTGAAACGGCTCACCGTGCTGCCATTGATCAAGTGATTGATGATATATTAGTTCAACAAGTCACCAAAGAAGCGGGTATTACCATTAGCCCTTCGGCAGTTAACCAAGCAGTTGAAAATGTGGCTATCCAAAACGGTATTACCTATGGTCAGCTATTAGATGCTTTAGACTACCAAGGCATTACACTTGAACAATTTAAACGCAATATTGCTCAACAAATGGCAATGGAACAGGTTCGCCATATCAGTATCAGCAGATCTATTCAAGTTGCACCAGAGCAAGTTAAATCTTTAGCCCAAGAATTAATGGCAAAAGATAAAGCAGCCGGTAAACTCAAAACGGTTTTAGGTAAAGAACACCGTGTAAGCCATATTCTGCTTAAAACTAACCCAATCTTAAATGATGCACAAGCAAAAGCAAAATTAAATAGTTTAGCTGCTGATATCAAAGCCGGTAAGACTACTTTTGAGCAAGCTGCAAAAGAAAACTCTGTTGATTATGCTTCTGCTGCAGATGGCGGGGATTTAGGTTTTAATATCTTAGAGATTTATGATCCTGCATTCGCAAATGTAGCTGCAAAAATGAAAAAAGATCAAATTTCTGCGCCATTTAAATCGCAATTCGGTTGGCATATTCTTAAAATTACTGATGTCCGTGAAGGAGATAGAACCGAAGATGCTTATCACCAACGAGCTTATCAGCAGCTAATCACCAAACAAGCTGAGGAGGCTTCCAAAGATTGGATCAAAGCATTAAGAAGCACTGCAAATATTCAATACATTGGTCAATAA
- the rsmA gene encoding 16S rRNA (adenine(1518)-N(6)/adenine(1519)-N(6))-dimethyltransferase RsmA yields the protein MSSPNSKKHLGHTARKRFGQNFLYDMNIIDGIVSAINPKNGQFLLEIGPGLGALTEPVAELVDKLTVVELDRDLAERLRHHPFLNQKLTVIEQDALRFNFREYFESLNLAENEAVRVFGNLPYNISTPLIFHLFKFHDLIEDMHFMLQKEVVKRLCAAPNSKAYGRLTIMAQYYCQVMPVLEVPPTAFKPAPKVDSAVVRLVPYKQLPYPVKDVYWLNRVTTQAFNQRRKTLRNALSTLFSAEQLEALEIDLTARAENLTIKDYVRLANWLCDNPPEVDNLEEIADEDC from the coding sequence ATGAGTTCACCAAATTCCAAAAAACATTTAGGTCATACCGCTCGTAAACGTTTCGGGCAAAACTTCTTATACGATATGAATATAATTGATGGTATTGTTTCTGCAATCAACCCTAAAAACGGTCAGTTTCTATTAGAAATTGGCCCGGGTTTAGGCGCTTTAACCGAGCCTGTAGCAGAACTTGTCGATAAATTAACGGTAGTAGAATTAGACCGTGATTTAGCAGAACGTCTTCGCCATCACCCATTCCTAAATCAAAAATTAACAGTGATTGAACAAGATGCTCTACGTTTTAATTTTCGTGAATATTTTGAAAGTCTGAATTTAGCTGAAAATGAAGCAGTGCGAGTATTTGGTAACTTACCGTATAATATTTCTACTCCATTAATATTTCACCTATTCAAATTCCATGATTTGATTGAAGATATGCACTTTATGCTGCAAAAAGAGGTAGTAAAACGTTTATGTGCCGCACCTAACAGTAAAGCTTATGGTAGATTGACCATTATGGCGCAATATTATTGCCAAGTAATGCCTGTACTTGAAGTACCGCCTACAGCCTTTAAGCCTGCACCTAAAGTGGATTCTGCCGTTGTGCGTTTAGTACCTTACAAACAATTACCTTACCCGGTTAAAGATGTTTACTGGCTAAACCGTGTAACAACACAAGCCTTTAACCAACGCCGTAAGACATTGCGTAATGCTCTATCAACACTCTTTAGTGCAGAACAACTTGAAGCATTAGAGATTGATTTAACTGCTCGTGCAGAAAATTTAACCATTAAAGATTATGTGCGCTTAGCAAATTGGTTATGCGATAACCCACCAGAAGTGGATAATCTTGAAGAAATTGCCGATGAAGATTGCTAA
- the pyrR gene encoding bifunctional pyr operon transcriptional regulator/uracil phosphoribosyltransferase PyrR, with protein sequence MKKIIIDTEQFQRTISRISHQIIEKHGDMQNVVIVGIKRRGAEIAELIQKRIAELSDIHLPSMALDITFYRDDLDLIYQDPVFTGADNQLNLNGKKVILVDDVLFTGRTIRAALDALLDFGRAARIELVIFVDRGHRELPIRADYVGKNIPTAKNEQIQVQTSHYDGINQVVLVPALNEETA encoded by the coding sequence ATGAAAAAAATCATAATTGATACTGAGCAATTTCAGCGAACGATATCTCGTATTTCGCATCAAATTATCGAAAAACACGGGGATATGCAAAATGTGGTTATTGTAGGTATTAAGCGTCGAGGAGCTGAAATTGCTGAGTTAATTCAAAAACGTATAGCTGAGTTATCTGATATCCATTTACCTAGTATGGCATTAGATATTACTTTCTATCGTGATGATTTAGATTTAATTTATCAGGATCCGGTCTTTACCGGTGCCGATAATCAGCTCAATCTCAATGGTAAAAAAGTAATTTTGGTTGATGATGTGCTATTTACCGGCAGAACCATTCGGGCTGCATTAGATGCTTTATTAGATTTTGGGCGGGCTGCTCGTATTGAGTTGGTAATATTTGTCGATCGTGGACATCGTGAGTTACCTATTCGAGCAGATTATGTCGGGAAAAATATTCCTACGGCAAAAAATGAACAGATTCAAGTCCAAACATCACATTATGATGGAATTAATCAAGTGGTCTTAGTTCCTGCTTTGAATGAAGAAACTGCTTAA
- the fadD gene encoding long-chain-fatty-acid--CoA ligase FadD has protein sequence MEKIWFKNYPPYSPQTIETNQYESLVEMFEAAIQRHPDMPAYINMGQILTFRKLEERSRSFAAYLQNELRLQKGDRIALMMPNLLQYPIALFGALRAGLVVVNVNPLYTPRELEHQLNDSGAKAIVIVSNFAATLEKVVFNTNIKHVILTRMGDQLSFGKRTLVNFVVKYIKKLVPKYKLPHAVSFREALSIGKQRQYVKPTINSAELAFLQYTGGTTGVAKGAMLTHQNLIANMMQAKWIVEPLLGSSSNLIGVVPLPLYHVLALSLNCLLFLELGITGLFITNPRDIPGFIKELKKYRVSVITGVNTLFNALLNHESLKEVDFSSLKLSVGGGAAIQSNVAKRWHDLTGCHIIEGYGMTECSPLISATRGDSQEYSGSIGVPVPNTDIRIVDDEGNEVPLGERGELLVKGPQVMQGYWNRPDETVEVLKDGWMATGDIVEMGQDLNLRIVDRKKDMIIVSGFNVYPTEIEEVISQNPKVNEVVAIGVPNPASGESIKIFVTKKEESLTRDELRTYCRQFLTGYKIPRDIEFRDELPKSNVGKILRRVLKDEELAKIKNSA, from the coding sequence ATGGAAAAAATATGGTTTAAGAATTACCCTCCCTATTCACCACAAACAATTGAGACTAATCAATATGAATCTTTAGTCGAAATGTTTGAAGCGGCGATACAGCGTCATCCTGATATGCCGGCTTATATTAATATGGGGCAAATTCTGACCTTCCGTAAATTAGAAGAACGCAGTCGATCATTTGCAGCTTATTTACAAAATGAATTGCGTTTACAGAAAGGCGATCGTATTGCGTTAATGATGCCCAATTTATTACAGTATCCCATTGCCTTATTTGGTGCTTTACGTGCGGGGTTGGTAGTGGTGAATGTGAATCCACTTTATACCCCACGCGAATTAGAGCATCAGCTAAATGATAGCGGAGCAAAAGCGATTGTCATTGTGTCTAACTTTGCGGCTACATTAGAAAAAGTGGTTTTTAATACCAACATTAAACACGTTATTTTAACTCGAATGGGCGATCAGCTCTCATTTGGTAAACGTACATTGGTTAATTTTGTTGTTAAATATATTAAGAAGTTAGTACCTAAATATAAGTTGCCTCATGCAGTAAGTTTTCGTGAAGCTTTAAGTATTGGTAAGCAAAGACAATATGTTAAGCCGACAATTAATAGTGCCGAGCTTGCTTTTTTACAATACACAGGTGGGACAACCGGTGTGGCTAAAGGCGCAATGCTGACGCATCAAAATCTTATCGCTAATATGATGCAAGCAAAATGGATTGTTGAACCGTTATTAGGAAGCTCATCTAATCTTATCGGGGTAGTACCACTGCCACTATATCATGTGCTTGCATTATCGCTAAACTGCCTATTATTCCTTGAATTGGGGATTACAGGTTTATTCATTACTAACCCTCGTGATATTCCGGGCTTTATTAAAGAATTAAAAAAATATCGTGTTTCTGTGATTACAGGCGTAAATACCCTTTTCAATGCCTTATTAAATCATGAAAGCTTAAAAGAAGTTGATTTTTCTTCGTTGAAATTAAGTGTAGGCGGTGGTGCAGCAATTCAATCTAATGTTGCCAAACGTTGGCATGACTTAACAGGTTGCCATATTATTGAAGGCTATGGAATGACCGAATGTTCCCCGTTGATTTCCGCAACGCGTGGAGATTCGCAGGAATATTCTGGTTCTATTGGTGTGCCTGTACCTAATACCGATATCCGTATTGTAGATGATGAAGGTAATGAAGTACCGCTTGGTGAGCGCGGAGAATTATTAGTAAAAGGCCCTCAAGTGATGCAAGGGTATTGGAACCGCCCGGATGAAACAGTAGAAGTATTAAAAGATGGTTGGATGGCGACGGGGGATATTGTCGAGATGGGGCAAGATCTTAATTTACGCATTGTCGATCGCAAAAAAGATATGATTATTGTGTCGGGTTTTAATGTTTATCCAACTGAAATTGAAGAAGTTATCTCACAAAATCCGAAAGTTAACGAGGTGGTTGCTATTGGTGTGCCAAATCCGGCTTCCGGTGAGAGTATTAAAATTTTTGTGACGAAAAAAGAGGAAAGCCTGACACGTGATGAATTGCGTACTTACTGCCGTCAATTTTTAACCGGCTATAAAATTCCACGAGATATTGAATTCCGTGATGAGCTACCAAAAAGTAATGTAGGCAAAATTCTTCGTCGAGTATTAAAAGATGAAGAATTGGCAAAAATCAAAAATAGTGCATAA
- a CDS encoding SoxR reducing system RseC family protein translates to MMMEQATVVAYKSGVAVVQCYAKRGCGGCSANSMCGTTALSALVGEKTAPKFSIKVDEPLQIGDEIKLGLPENTLLESVGLIYGLPLFVLIMTAVIFSQFFANELIVLLTMLLFTGITFWAVKKCIDKRSRQAHFSPIFLGKV, encoded by the coding sequence ATGATGATGGAGCAGGCTACTGTTGTAGCGTATAAAAGTGGTGTTGCAGTTGTTCAATGCTATGCTAAACGCGGTTGTGGAGGTTGTTCTGCTAATTCTATGTGTGGAACAACCGCTTTATCTGCATTAGTTGGAGAAAAAACAGCGCCTAAATTTAGTATTAAAGTGGATGAGCCACTACAAATTGGGGATGAAATTAAACTTGGACTGCCTGAAAACACTTTGCTGGAAAGTGTAGGGCTAATTTACGGTTTGCCACTATTCGTATTGATAATGACAGCGGTCATATTTTCACAATTTTTTGCAAATGAACTTATTGTTTTACTCACAATGTTGCTTTTTACAGGAATAACTTTCTGGGCTGTGAAAAAATGTATAGATAAACGCAGCAGGCAAGCACATTTTTCGCCTATATTTTTAGGCAAAGTTTAG
- a CDS encoding sigma-E factor negative regulatory protein — protein sequence MQQSIIQQNEYLSAYMDGQGVDTDFVETLTSSPELKQKWASYHTIRSMMHGDEIILGNDFSAKMEALLENEEIDALPSEEKNKQPKGLLLKLKRWSTPIMQAGIAASVCLVAVLGVNSFNHKDEVAQAQPNILQTLPFSNSIEAVSYNAPANAQPTAEQLEVQQRRINALLENHELQRRTNNVILTETEKEKAQTSNIETQEEGQK from the coding sequence ATGCAACAAAGCATTATTCAACAGAACGAGTACCTTTCAGCTTATATGGATGGGCAGGGTGTTGATACGGATTTTGTCGAAACATTAACAAGTAGCCCGGAGTTAAAGCAAAAGTGGGCAAGCTATCATACTATTCGTAGTATGATGCACGGAGATGAAATTATTTTAGGTAATGATTTCTCTGCAAAAATGGAGGCCTTGCTTGAAAACGAAGAAATCGACGCATTACCTTCTGAAGAGAAAAATAAACAACCTAAAGGTTTGCTGCTTAAACTTAAACGCTGGAGTACACCGATTATGCAAGCCGGTATCGCTGCCTCTGTATGTTTAGTTGCTGTTTTAGGTGTGAATTCTTTTAACCATAAAGATGAGGTTGCTCAAGCTCAACCCAATATCTTGCAAACTCTACCGTTTAGCAATTCTATTGAAGCTGTAAGCTACAATGCTCCGGCTAATGCTCAGCCGACAGCAGAGCAGTTGGAAGTTCAGCAGCGTAGAATAAATGCGTTATTAGAAAATCATGAATTACAACGCCGTACTAATAATGTAATTCTAACTGAAACTGAAAAAGAGAAGGCGCAGACTTCAAATATAGAGACTCAAGAAGAGGGTCAGAAATAA